A part of Criblamydia sequanensis CRIB-18 genomic DNA contains:
- a CDS encoding DNA-binding domain-containing protein, translated as MKESISPPKSLKDLQYWFASIITRRMNNGSEILAQSPSGRPISDEAAFWINPSKTLAPFQRIEIYNQQYWWRLLTIMQENFPVLTRIFGYSDFNNLLAEPFLLAYPPNHWSLNNLGDYFPEWIQKNYHDKDKRFVYESACLDLAFNLSFVEKELAPINFIEATQEGAEGLLTQKIRLQPHLFILEFKYSIPQFREAILKHPPEHWVDHDFPELKKGKRVFVVFRSKELNVVWKEISYGAFFLLKQFEKGSSIENVCSWLENQEGPLLEEAKENLHFWFQEWTILGWLGLEASQKLSRN; from the coding sequence ATGAAAGAGAGTATATCACCGCCTAAATCCTTAAAGGATTTGCAATACTGGTTTGCATCCATAATCACACGCCGGATGAATAATGGCAGTGAGATCCTAGCTCAATCCCCTTCAGGAAGACCTATTTCAGATGAAGCGGCTTTTTGGATTAATCCAAGCAAAACTTTAGCGCCCTTTCAAAGAATTGAAATCTATAATCAGCAGTATTGGTGGCGGCTTCTTACAATCATGCAAGAAAATTTTCCTGTTCTCACAAGAATCTTTGGGTATTCCGATTTCAATAATTTGCTAGCTGAGCCATTTTTATTGGCCTATCCTCCGAATCATTGGTCTCTTAATAATTTAGGGGATTATTTCCCGGAATGGATTCAAAAGAACTACCATGATAAGGATAAACGCTTTGTTTATGAAAGCGCTTGTCTTGACCTTGCTTTTAATCTATCTTTTGTAGAAAAAGAATTAGCTCCTATCAATTTTATTGAAGCCACACAAGAAGGGGCTGAAGGTCTTCTTACCCAAAAAATTCGCCTGCAGCCTCATTTATTTATCTTGGAGTTTAAATATTCCATCCCCCAATTTCGAGAAGCCATTTTGAAACACCCTCCAGAACATTGGGTCGATCATGATTTTCCGGAGCTAAAAAAGGGGAAACGAGTGTTTGTCGTTTTTAGATCCAAAGAACTGAATGTGGTTTGGAAAGAAATTTCCTATGGAGCCTTTTTCCTCTTAAAGCAATTTGAAAAAGGCAGCTCTATTGAAAATGTCTGCTCCTGGCTTGAAAATCAAGAAGGACCTCTTCTTGAAGAAGCGAAAGAAAACCTTCATTTCTGGTTTCAAGAGTGGACGATTTTAGGCTGGCTTGGTCTTGAAGCTTCTCAAAAGCTATCGAGAAACTAG
- a CDS encoding DUF692 domain-containing protein, which produces MKNKDIPNLGIGIGLRPPHFHDIFNSEPMIDWFEIISENFMIEGGMPLKNLERILERFPVVQHGVTLGIGSPAPLDFDYLKKLKQLAKITKTPWISDHLCWGKKPGAHFHDLLPLPYRKEVIDYVVERARIVQDYLELPFALENLSSYVSFRNDEMQEWEFYSAIVEKADIFMMLDVNNIYVSSRNHSFSPNEYIRNLPLDRVLQIHLAGHSDKGDYLLDTHDDYVKDEVWKLYEEVYPLTGGVSTLLEWDENFISYEKTCEEAMKAKKIQQKFQHLNLKTPLKANASKRRYEREYITA; this is translated from the coding sequence ATGAAAAATAAAGACATACCCAATTTAGGCATCGGAATAGGCCTTAGACCCCCTCACTTTCATGATATTTTCAATAGTGAGCCTATGATCGATTGGTTTGAGATTATAAGTGAAAACTTTATGATCGAAGGCGGGATGCCTTTAAAAAATTTAGAGAGAATTTTAGAACGTTTTCCGGTAGTTCAGCATGGGGTTACCCTAGGCATTGGCAGCCCGGCCCCTCTTGATTTCGACTATCTGAAAAAATTAAAACAGCTTGCAAAGATTACCAAAACCCCATGGATTTCAGATCATCTATGCTGGGGTAAAAAACCGGGCGCCCATTTTCATGATCTCTTGCCTCTTCCTTATCGGAAGGAAGTGATTGATTATGTCGTTGAAAGAGCTCGTATTGTTCAAGACTATCTAGAGCTTCCCTTTGCCCTTGAAAATCTCTCTTCTTATGTTTCTTTTAGAAATGATGAAATGCAGGAATGGGAATTTTACTCAGCCATTGTTGAAAAAGCCGATATTTTCATGATGCTAGATGTGAATAACATCTATGTGTCAAGCCGAAATCACAGCTTTTCTCCAAATGAATACATCCGTAACTTACCCCTTGACCGAGTTCTTCAAATCCATTTGGCCGGACATTCCGATAAGGGGGATTATTTGCTTGATACCCATGACGATTATGTGAAAGACGAAGTTTGGAAATTATATGAGGAAGTTTACCCATTAACCGGCGGTGTATCCACACTTCTTGAATGGGATGAAAATTTTATCAGCTATGAAAAGACTTGCGAAGAAGCAATGAAAGCTAAAAAAATTCAGCAGAAATTCCAGCATCTCAATTTAAAAACCCCTTTAAAAGCAAATGCATCGAAGCGTCGCTATGAAAGAGAGTATATCACCGCCTAA
- a CDS encoding MFS transporter, whose translation MSANLTFKQAIIPLLLLFFGHFLIDFMIGIWPVYKTLNHLDLGAAGIITFLAVFLGEGLQLFFGPVGDLGYRKTILMFSFVFGIAPCLYACTENYFVLGMLLFFVCVASGAFHTAASGLLGSLTQDRKGLFITFFAAGGALGLSFSQLVYTKIFEAGSEKTLFLALPLFLILGLILAYLKDSNPAKTQDGKAKFFNLADLKLFFKNKRLRLLYILQVTNQTVVWAFIFLLPDLLRDRGYPEWLTFGGGHLIAILGGAIMMIPSGYLSDKKSPRAVLLSATCIGASLFYCFIFLKHLTLIALIPLIFLMGAFLNLVNPLSISYGLKSFPEKPGLVSAVLMGLVWIIAEGIGQGGGGLLTKLFSEDSAAKALSLIGFLFIPAIASAFLLPRAEPKTLQEPLVM comes from the coding sequence ATGTCAGCCAATTTGACTTTCAAACAAGCAATTATTCCCTTGCTTCTCTTATTTTTTGGACATTTTTTAATCGATTTTATGATTGGCATCTGGCCTGTTTATAAAACGCTTAATCATCTAGACCTTGGGGCCGCCGGAATCATTACCTTCTTGGCTGTTTTTTTAGGAGAAGGCCTTCAGCTTTTTTTTGGACCTGTAGGGGACTTGGGCTATCGAAAAACCATCCTGATGTTTTCTTTTGTTTTTGGGATAGCCCCTTGTTTATATGCATGCACAGAGAACTACTTTGTCTTAGGCATGCTTCTTTTCTTTGTTTGTGTTGCCTCAGGGGCTTTTCATACGGCCGCCTCAGGTCTTCTTGGAAGTTTAACCCAAGATAGAAAAGGGTTATTTATTACTTTTTTTGCAGCAGGAGGAGCTCTTGGGTTAAGTTTTAGCCAGCTTGTTTATACAAAAATTTTTGAAGCAGGAAGCGAGAAGACACTCTTTTTGGCGCTCCCTTTATTTTTAATTCTAGGACTTATTTTAGCGTATTTAAAGGATTCCAATCCTGCTAAAACTCAGGACGGGAAAGCAAAATTTTTCAATCTCGCGGATTTAAAATTATTTTTTAAAAATAAAAGGCTGAGACTCCTCTATATTTTACAAGTGACCAATCAAACAGTTGTTTGGGCGTTTATTTTTTTGCTTCCGGATTTACTTAGAGACAGAGGGTATCCTGAGTGGTTAACCTTCGGGGGAGGGCATTTAATTGCGATCTTGGGAGGCGCTATTATGATGATACCAAGCGGCTACCTGTCTGACAAAAAATCACCGAGGGCTGTTCTTTTATCTGCGACCTGTATCGGGGCAAGCCTTTTTTATTGTTTTATCTTCTTAAAACATCTCACTCTGATTGCTTTAATTCCCTTAATCTTTCTAATGGGGGCTTTTTTAAATTTAGTGAATCCGTTGTCTATTTCCTATGGTTTGAAATCCTTCCCCGAGAAGCCGGGTCTTGTCAGCGCTGTTTTAATGGGCCTTGTTTGGATTATAGCAGAAGGGATCGGTCAAGGAGGCGGGGGTCTGTTAACCAAACTTTTTAGCGAAGATTCCGCTGCAAAAGCTCTTTCTCTAATCGGTTTTTTGTTTATACCGGCTATTGCCTCTGCTTTTCTTTTACCGAGAGCTGAACCTAAGACCCTGCAAGAGCCTTTGGTTATGTAG
- a CDS encoding DMT family transporter, which translates to MIFLVFLLYALFGSIFTIAKVGLEYTTPLFFVGSRMFVAGICILTYAYFKEPTKFWSNFRNGSTILKLGFFNIYLTNVFEFWGLQYLTSFKTCFIYSLSPFLSALFSYFIFSERLTSRKWLGFAVGIFGFVPILMAQGQGEDLAGQLFVFSWAELSVLAATITSVYGWILLRLLVNEKGHSPFIVNGLSMVFGGALALLHSFFTEAWDPIPVTEFLPFAEAAIGLMIISNFICYNLYGFLLKRFSATFMSFAGFTTPVFAALNGFIFLNETITLPFVFSMVLVFAGLTVFYQDELQKEPLFQKIPEKLPS; encoded by the coding sequence ATGATTTTTTTAGTTTTTTTACTTTATGCCCTTTTTGGAAGTATTTTTACGATTGCAAAAGTAGGCCTTGAGTACACTACCCCCCTTTTCTTTGTGGGCTCCCGAATGTTTGTTGCCGGGATTTGCATTTTGACTTATGCCTACTTTAAGGAACCGACAAAGTTTTGGAGTAATTTTAGAAACGGATCCACCATCCTAAAGCTTGGTTTTTTTAACATTTACCTAACGAATGTCTTTGAGTTTTGGGGTTTGCAGTACCTAACTTCATTTAAAACCTGTTTCATTTATAGTTTGTCCCCCTTTCTTTCCGCCCTATTTTCCTATTTTATATTTTCAGAGAGACTCACCTCTCGCAAATGGCTTGGATTTGCAGTCGGCATTTTTGGTTTTGTTCCTATTTTAATGGCTCAAGGACAAGGGGAAGATCTTGCGGGACAGCTTTTTGTTTTTTCCTGGGCTGAACTTTCTGTTCTTGCCGCCACTATTACAAGCGTTTATGGATGGATCCTGCTAAGATTGCTTGTCAATGAGAAAGGCCACTCGCCCTTTATTGTAAACGGCCTAAGCATGGTTTTTGGGGGAGCTTTAGCGCTTTTGCACTCTTTTTTTACGGAAGCCTGGGATCCAATTCCTGTGACAGAATTCCTGCCGTTTGCTGAGGCTGCTATCGGCCTAATGATTATTTCCAATTTTATCTGCTATAATCTTTATGGCTTTTTACTGAAGCGCTTTTCAGCCACCTTTATGTCTTTTGCCGGTTTTACAACGCCTGTTTTTGCAGCCCTCAATGGCTTTATATTTTTAAATGAAACCATTACTTTGCCTTTTGTTTTTTCAATGGTTCTTGTTTTTGCCGGCCTTACAGTCTTTTATCAGGATGAGCTCCAAAAAGAGCCTCTATTTCAAAAGATACCGGAAAAACTTCCTTCTTAA
- a CDS encoding DUF4864 domain-containing protein encodes MEDPVAKEEAKTPKKKSRYPFWLLALLIVCFGGFIALLLKPDNKTPASSLVLNQLEAIKNKNYTEAYYAFTSKEFQKKYPLSAFNQTIKSHPLITLPINVEVDKVEETPKHSAVEVSLSDKQGLALTLRYLLSKENDEWKVSDWSIDNMSGTLFEDKESAKIRQSILSYIKDLEKDDLDKAYYDHSTKALRDSASLEQYRNLIKKYPILKDQGALRIRDIAIHEGQATIELEPKASSQIHILIEMLYQNGAWLVDNIHIVDPQAEGKSASDIDGKTLSRALNQHLSLIKEGQIEEAYMMLSNGFKFATSLDEFTLFLHAYPFIQKHNSVAFNEYFDGGLGKIRAGMKTGNKTNLVDYTLALEDGDWKIWGFEVLSENQAVRDKVFNWQPVLETIQGQKNAIKMGSFHKAYVDFTAAKFRESTSFAEFVDFLKTHPFFKKMSEGKIKSKGFENNVAIILEEFSEPNGEVRVVEYHLVKESGEWKILTMKTHYDNETGANTTPPTTITSLKIGLDPPFEGKLKGHSSILPSIAGPLYGLLNLKNARPFERIEISLKHEETESPTRHFSLLLPNAGDVILPLVFSSPEGFWPTGHYTVEIFLLNGEKEFFAFQIK; translated from the coding sequence ATGGAAGATCCGGTTGCAAAAGAAGAGGCAAAAACCCCAAAAAAGAAAAGCAGATATCCTTTTTGGCTGCTCGCTCTTTTGATCGTTTGCTTTGGGGGTTTTATTGCTCTACTTTTAAAACCGGATAATAAAACACCTGCTTCAAGCCTTGTTTTAAATCAGCTTGAGGCTATCAAAAACAAAAACTACACTGAGGCCTACTACGCCTTTACCTCAAAAGAATTTCAAAAAAAATACCCTCTTAGCGCTTTTAATCAAACGATCAAAAGCCATCCTTTGATCACTCTTCCAATAAATGTTGAAGTCGATAAAGTTGAGGAAACACCGAAGCATTCCGCTGTTGAAGTTTCACTTTCAGATAAGCAAGGGTTAGCTTTAACTCTAAGATACCTTCTATCTAAAGAAAATGACGAATGGAAAGTGTCGGATTGGTCTATTGATAATATGAGCGGCACTCTTTTCGAAGACAAAGAAAGCGCGAAAATCAGGCAATCGATTTTAAGCTATATCAAAGACCTTGAAAAAGATGACCTCGACAAAGCTTACTATGACCATTCAACAAAGGCCTTAAGGGATTCGGCAAGCCTTGAGCAGTACCGCAACTTGATAAAAAAATACCCGATCTTAAAAGATCAGGGTGCGCTAAGAATCAGGGATATTGCCATCCACGAAGGGCAAGCGACTATTGAACTTGAGCCTAAAGCTTCCTCCCAAATTCATATTTTGATAGAAATGCTTTATCAAAATGGAGCTTGGCTTGTAGATAATATTCATATTGTGGACCCGCAAGCAGAAGGAAAGAGCGCATCTGATATAGATGGCAAAACTTTAAGCCGCGCTTTAAACCAGCATCTCTCCCTGATAAAAGAGGGTCAAATTGAAGAGGCCTATATGATGCTCTCAAATGGATTTAAATTTGCCACCTCACTTGATGAATTTACCCTTTTTCTTCATGCCTATCCTTTTATCCAAAAACACAACAGCGTCGCATTTAACGAATATTTTGATGGCGGCCTTGGAAAAATAAGAGCGGGCATGAAAACAGGCAATAAAACTAATCTTGTAGACTACACTCTAGCCTTGGAGGATGGCGATTGGAAGATTTGGGGATTTGAAGTTTTATCTGAAAATCAAGCGGTAAGAGATAAAGTATTTAATTGGCAACCGGTATTAGAGACCATTCAGGGTCAAAAAAATGCCATAAAAATGGGCTCTTTCCATAAAGCTTATGTTGACTTTACAGCTGCTAAATTTAGAGAGTCCACCTCATTTGCAGAGTTTGTTGATTTTCTTAAGACCCACCCATTTTTTAAAAAAATGTCAGAGGGAAAAATCAAAAGCAAAGGTTTTGAAAATAATGTTGCCATCATTTTGGAAGAATTTTCAGAGCCTAATGGGGAAGTTAGAGTGGTTGAATACCATCTTGTTAAAGAAAGCGGTGAATGGAAAATTTTAACCATGAAAACCCACTATGACAATGAAACGGGCGCAAATACAACACCTCCGACCACTATCACCTCTTTAAAAATCGGGTTAGACCCCCCATTTGAAGGGAAATTAAAGGGTCATTCCTCTATTTTGCCTTCCATTGCAGGTCCGCTTTACGGCCTTCTCAATCTTAAAAATGCCAGGCCTTTTGAAAGAATTGAAATTTCTTTAAAGCATGAAGAGACAGAATCTCCAACAAGACACTTCTCTTTATTGCTCCCTAATGCCGGCGATGTTATTTTGCCGCTTGTTTTTAGCTCGCCTGAAGGTTTTTGGCCGACCGGGCACTATACGGTAGAAATTTTCTTGCTCAACGGAGAAAAAGAATTTTTCGCTTTCCAGATCAAATAA
- a CDS encoding DUF4864 domain-containing protein produces MLKNYIKFFLLFALNFLPLISVGAEQNFDTVGVLVAGGGGGLSLRKGKIDKAYSLTSYEFQNETGIDEFVEFVKSHDVLNENQSIALGKLAIVEKTAQYEGLLTSQQDKEMIVQYDLVKQGPDWKIRSILLLEIPKEKEVVIPAIETDLCTKCQNPNCKRRKQGLFKQLIGRFF; encoded by the coding sequence ATGCTGAAAAATTACATAAAATTTTTTCTCCTGTTCGCTTTAAATTTTCTTCCCTTGATTTCAGTTGGAGCGGAACAAAATTTTGATACTGTCGGAGTTCTTGTGGCTGGGGGGGGGGGGGGGTTGAGTCTCCGCAAAGGAAAAATTGATAAAGCCTATAGCTTAACTTCTTATGAATTTCAAAATGAGACCGGCATAGATGAATTTGTGGAATTTGTTAAATCGCATGATGTTTTAAATGAAAATCAATCGATAGCTCTCGGAAAGTTAGCTATTGTTGAAAAAACAGCTCAATATGAAGGGCTTTTAACAAGCCAGCAAGATAAAGAGATGATTGTTCAATACGATCTTGTAAAGCAAGGCCCGGACTGGAAAATAAGGTCGATTCTACTCTTGGAAATTCCAAAGGAAAAGGAAGTCGTTATCCCTGCAATAGAAACGGATCTTTGCACAAAATGTCAGAATCCGAATTGCAAAAGAAGAAAGCAAGGTCTATTCAAACAGCTTATAGGCCGATTTTTTTAG
- the rsmD gene encoding 16S rRNA (guanine(966)-N(2))-methyltransferase RsmD: MRIIAGNLKNRVLKSPKGKKTRPTTGLLREAVFSILQNDIEGAVFLDLFAGTGAMGFEALSRGAKKAYFVESDRDAFFCLKENSLELDLKEQVSLIKASAFKAMDQFSKEALSFDIIYIDPPYGEEVWHSGEKKPLALRVVESLFKLSLLKENGFLFLEEGEKTFLDEAALADLPLVQKRKYGKSVLYIFRKT, from the coding sequence ATGAGAATTATCGCCGGAAACTTAAAAAACAGGGTTTTGAAGTCTCCTAAAGGGAAAAAAACAAGACCCACAACCGGATTATTAAGAGAGGCTGTTTTTAGCATTTTGCAAAATGACATAGAGGGAGCTGTCTTCTTAGACCTATTTGCCGGAACCGGTGCAATGGGCTTTGAAGCCCTTTCACGGGGTGCTAAAAAAGCTTATTTTGTTGAATCCGATCGCGACGCTTTCTTTTGTTTAAAAGAAAACAGCTTGGAGCTCGACTTAAAAGAACAAGTGTCCTTAATTAAAGCAAGCGCTTTTAAGGCCATGGATCAATTTTCAAAAGAGGCCCTAAGTTTTGATATTATTTATATCGACCCTCCCTATGGTGAAGAGGTTTGGCATTCCGGGGAAAAGAAGCCTCTGGCATTAAGAGTGGTAGAATCTCTTTTCAAGCTCTCTCTTTTAAAAGAAAATGGTTTCTTGTTTTTGGAAGAAGGTGAAAAGACTTTCCTTGATGAAGCGGCCTTAGCTGATTTACCCTTGGTTCAAAAGCGTAAATATGGCAAGAGCGTTCTTTATATTTTTAGGAAAACTTAG
- a CDS encoding tetratricopeptide repeat protein: MPVFLDESLPKSMNLIDEKSSHDEKEIRKEFNSLKELHRFDLILSKFESLPPNQKKAFFSYYPLSLFNRGQFDEAKIQALSCLKDHLGLSAKIECATLLAKLNENAKAKSFLGKIDQSKLNGTQTSLLIYAFLALKDYPAIESLLGSLKEPIKEDPLVKLAIAYYLMRLSNNEEAFDLAEKAAIALPNDSRPLNFFKKFEGREDIIKGQKALYEDFLSRENAPLEAKLDYLRILLELSIFYSKKGSVNDSKALLSKASIYLAETADEASQIPEWWRLKVLYSYLNNDLGETENSITTLHKLNPAEWTGYHIKALLEDEHNNFNEALETLQKALKFESDNPEIYEQLALLFLKNNQIEKAKESLNKAIEIMPNSAKLYLLGNKIALKEQNMKEAEAYLNKASDLTPKKTDKDSNLDE, encoded by the coding sequence ATGCCGGTTTTTTTAGACGAAAGCCTCCCTAAAAGCATGAACCTTATAGATGAAAAGTCATCGCATGATGAAAAAGAAATAAGGAAAGAATTCAATTCGCTAAAAGAGCTTCATCGTTTTGATTTGATTCTTTCAAAATTTGAAAGCTTGCCGCCGAATCAAAAAAAAGCGTTTTTTAGCTACTACCCATTAAGTCTTTTCAACAGAGGACAGTTTGATGAGGCTAAAATTCAGGCTCTATCTTGTTTAAAAGATCATTTAGGCTTATCTGCCAAAATTGAATGCGCAACGCTTCTTGCTAAATTAAATGAAAATGCAAAAGCTAAATCTTTTCTTGGCAAAATTGACCAAAGCAAGTTAAACGGAACTCAAACCTCTTTGCTTATATATGCTTTTCTAGCCTTAAAGGATTATCCGGCTATTGAATCCCTTTTAGGAAGTCTAAAAGAACCTATAAAAGAGGATCCCTTAGTAAAGCTTGCCATAGCTTATTATTTAATGAGGCTTTCTAATAATGAGGAAGCTTTCGATCTAGCTGAAAAAGCAGCTATTGCCCTTCCAAATGATTCGCGGCCCCTAAATTTCTTTAAGAAATTTGAAGGAAGAGAGGATATTATCAAAGGTCAAAAAGCGCTTTATGAAGATTTTTTAAGCCGAGAAAATGCGCCGTTGGAAGCTAAGCTTGATTACCTCCGAATTTTGCTTGAGCTTTCCATCTTCTATTCCAAAAAAGGGAGCGTCAATGACTCTAAAGCCCTTCTTTCCAAAGCTTCGATCTATTTGGCGGAAACGGCGGATGAGGCCTCACAAATTCCGGAATGGTGGCGTTTAAAAGTTCTTTATAGTTATTTGAATAATGACTTGGGAGAAACTGAAAACTCGATCACGACACTTCATAAGCTCAACCCTGCCGAATGGACAGGCTATCATATAAAAGCTCTTTTAGAAGACGAACATAATAATTTCAATGAAGCTTTAGAAACCCTTCAAAAAGCTTTAAAATTCGAGAGCGACAACCCTGAAATTTATGAGCAGCTTGCATTGCTTTTTTTAAAAAACAACCAAATAGAAAAAGCCAAAGAATCCCTCAATAAAGCCATCGAAATAATGCCAAATAGTGCTAAACTTTATTTATTGGGAAATAAAATTGCCTTAAAAGAACAAAATATGAAGGAAGCGGAAGCTTATTTAAATAAAGCCTCTGACTTAACTCCTAAAAAAACAGATAAAGATTCGAATCTAGATGAGTAA